A DNA window from Pseudorasbora parva isolate DD20220531a chromosome 19, ASM2467924v1, whole genome shotgun sequence contains the following coding sequences:
- the LOC137048250 gene encoding uncharacterized protein: MTTPTPSATPFADIITSLAALHQNQHQAMLELRADQERRFEAIVRGQQEDRERFRSWIDREVHTEAAGLASAPVHVPLHKMGPQDDPEAFIDLFQKAAEACGWPRAQWPVRLIPLLSGEAQAAAQQLPVANLLDYDDLKRAIIQRVGRTPEQHRQRFRSLEWGETGRPFAMAHQLRDACRKWLLAGGSDVDHIVDLVVLEQFITRLPKKTAEWVQCHRPTSLTTAINLAEDHLVACPGVGEPRLTSPSFSPPSVSPSPPVPLPRSRPPGPPRIPPRGRGGMGPGQYGSSRAPPRGAGLLGSGGDIGSGSTPPPRSYSNPLPAAGAAGRPGLACWRCGDPDHFVDRCPMMDIGTMIRVPDVQRTTPDQAGEYQVP, translated from the coding sequence atgactactccaacgccctccgccacgccgtttgcggacattatcacctctctcgcggccctccaccagaaTCAACATCAGGCCATGCTGGAgctgcgggcggaccaggagcgtcgattcgaggccatcgtccgcggccagcaagaggaccgcgagaggttccggagctggatagaccgggaggttcacaccgaagccgccgggctcgccagcgcaccggtccacgtgcccctacacaagatggggccacaggacgatcccgaggccttcatagACCTTTTCCAGAAAgcggcggaggcctgcgggtggccccgggcacagtggccggtgcgccttatTCCATTGCTCagcggagaagcccaggcggccgcccaacaactgccggtggcgaacctcctggattatgacgatctgaagagggccatcattcAGCGGGTCGGTCGGACCCCCGAACAACACCGTCAGCGTTTCCGCTCGCTGGAGTGGGGGGAGACCGGccggcccttcgcgatggcccaccagctccgggacgcctgccgcaaatggctattggccggtggaagcgacgtggaccacatcgtcgatctggtggtactggaacagttcatcactcggcttcccaagaagaccgccgagtgggtccagtgccaccggcccacgtcgctgacgacggccatcaatctggcggaggaccatctggtggcgtgcccaggggtcggcgaaccccgtctaacttctccctctttctctcccccctctgtctctccttctcctcctgtccctctccctaggtcccgccctccagggccccctcgtattccccccagaggtcggggtggaatgggcccagggcaatacgggagttcgagggccccgcccaggggggcggggctgctggggtcgggcggggatatcggttccggttccaccccccctccgcgctcatattccaacccactccccgccgcaggggcggcgggcaggcctgggctggcctgctggcggtgcggtgacccggaccattttgtggaccgatgtccaatgatggatatcgggacaatgatccgggtcccggacgtccagcggaccacccctgatcaagcaggagagtaccaagttcct